One region of Drosophila teissieri strain GT53w chromosome 2L, Prin_Dtei_1.1, whole genome shotgun sequence genomic DNA includes:
- the LOC122626505 gene encoding uncharacterized protein LOC122626505 encodes MEDTTSGEMARKRNRNRSKQRRRRHKSEGKPKPQTSRDQWTSVSQIHRSLFEWHHNHVRSLCPEVNTNLDQDLEDIPEEAGTTHCLDYVYESSSSEEELEPIDEGYLKFLEVTIKHQQELRDRRAAQTTDSLD; translated from the exons ATGGAGGATACGACATCTGGGGAAATGGCAAGGAAAAGAAACCGGAACAGAAGCAAGCAGCGCAGACGAAGGCATAAAAGTGAGGGAAAACCAAAGCCACAGACATCTCGAGATCAGTGGACCAGTGTGTCTCAAA TACACCGAAGCCTTTTTGAATGGCACCACAATCATGTTAGGAGCCTCTGCCCTGAGGTTAATACGAATCTGGATCAGGACTTGGAGGATATTCCCGAGGAAGCCGGAACCACGCACTGCCTGGATTACGTCTACGAGAGTTCCTCCTCCGAGGAGGAGCTCGAACCCATTGACGAGGGATATCTGAAATTCCTGGAGGTGACCATTAAGCATCAGCAGGAACTCAGGGATCGACGAGCTGCCCAAACCACCGACTCTTTAGATTAG